A section of the Paenibacillus aurantius genome encodes:
- a CDS encoding spore germination protein, with protein sequence MKANSSIETNKHELLKLFSNSSDFNTSDIKSGQSSFRLFYLKTMVDDKVVQEHVIRPLLRYKDVPVRDAVSVLDYQETDLLTDAAKALVEGKTVVQIHGKATFYLLDTSLNKERSLNIPVNERVLRGSQEGLIENLQTNLNLMRKLVATPDLVVKSYVVGVKSNTNVTVLYMGSLANQDILKEFDKRIRSINIDYVEAPGFLQELIQDQRFSLFPQILVTERPDRVRSYLMDGKIAILTDGSPDCLIVPVSFWAFFQSPDDYQIGWILGSMFRLLRIICFIMAISLPGAYVALVTFDPRILPYEIALTLQSSMQYIAMPPVLEAVTMLVVLEILREAAVRLASPIGQTIGIVGGIVIGTVVVQSNLISNMMVFVVAFTGVASYIIPSYEMSSSARQLSYAFIALAAIFGLIGLEFAFLLTLAHLARLQTMGIPYFYPALGSAPIKDTFLRAPIWSLTKRSKESLAQDNTRLKDPRGWTE encoded by the coding sequence GTGAAGGCTAACTCATCCATTGAAACTAACAAGCATGAACTTCTAAAATTGTTCTCAAACAGTTCCGACTTCAACACGAGTGATATCAAATCTGGTCAGAGCTCATTCCGTCTATTTTACTTAAAGACGATGGTGGATGATAAAGTCGTACAAGAGCATGTGATTCGCCCCTTGCTTCGCTACAAGGATGTCCCTGTCCGCGATGCCGTTTCGGTTTTGGACTATCAAGAAACAGATTTGCTTACGGATGCGGCAAAAGCGTTGGTCGAGGGGAAGACGGTCGTTCAAATCCACGGAAAAGCAACTTTTTATTTGCTCGACACTTCACTCAATAAAGAACGTTCGTTAAATATTCCAGTGAATGAACGGGTGCTGCGGGGATCCCAAGAGGGATTGATCGAAAACCTGCAAACCAACCTCAACCTCATGCGCAAACTCGTCGCGACCCCTGACCTCGTCGTAAAGTCATATGTTGTCGGAGTTAAATCCAATACGAATGTTACTGTACTATATATGGGTTCACTTGCGAATCAGGATATCCTTAAGGAATTCGATAAAAGGATCCGGAGCATAAACATTGATTACGTCGAAGCCCCCGGATTTCTTCAGGAGTTGATTCAAGATCAAAGATTCTCGTTATTTCCCCAAATACTAGTGACGGAAAGACCGGACCGGGTCAGGTCTTACTTGATGGACGGGAAAATCGCGATATTGACTGACGGCTCTCCTGATTGCTTGATTGTCCCCGTATCATTCTGGGCGTTCTTTCAAAGTCCGGATGATTACCAGATCGGATGGATACTCGGAAGCATGTTCCGATTACTCCGAATTATTTGTTTTATCATGGCCATCAGCTTACCCGGCGCTTATGTCGCGCTTGTCACTTTTGACCCCCGCATTCTTCCGTATGAAATCGCCCTTACTTTGCAGAGCTCCATGCAATATATCGCCATGCCTCCGGTTCTTGAAGCGGTTACAATGCTGGTTGTACTTGAAATATTGAGGGAGGCGGCAGTCCGACTCGCAAGCCCCATCGGGCAGACCATCGGGATCGTCGGCGGTATCGTTATCGGGACCGTAGTGGTTCAATCTAACTTAATTTCCAATATGATGGTCTTCGTGGTGGCTTTTACCGGTGTCGCTTCCTATATCATTCCTTCTTACGAAATGAGCAGTTCGGCCCGGCAACTATCCTATGCGTTTATCGCCTTGGCGGCGATTTTTGGGCTCATTGGGCTAGAATTCGCCTTTTTGCTGACGTTGGCTCACCTGGCGCGGTTACAAACCATGGGTATTCCCTACTTTTACCCGGCGCTGGGAAGCGCGCCGATTAAGGATACTTTCTTACGGGCTCCAATCTGGAGTTTGACTAAACGTTCCAAGGAAAGCTTGGCGCAGGACAACACCAGACTTAAAGATCCAAGGGGTTGGACTGAATGA
- a CDS encoding NUDIX domain-containing protein, which translates to MTGEQGEPCLLLQRRHPGKDTYPGLFDITAAGHLEAGENVSDGIRELKEELGTDLFFLSHYLSSPFYNFPLLRTRPPSYGPLITSLWTLNNSDPLSARDPLFKPSSKKFRLERPTTKP; encoded by the coding sequence ATGACAGGGGAGCAAGGGGAGCCCTGTCTGCTCCTTCAGCGGAGGCACCCCGGCAAGGACACCTACCCGGGCCTGTTCGACATCACCGCCGCCGGCCATCTCGAGGCGGGGGAAAACGTCAGCGACGGCATCCGGGAGCTCAAGGAGGAGCTAGGTACGGACCTATTCTTTCTATCACATTATTTGTCATCCCCTTTTTACAACTTCCCGCTTCTACGGACACGTCCCCCCTCTTATGGACCTCTCATTACGTCTTTGTGGACATTAAACAATTCCGACCCTTTATCTGCAAGGGATCCCCTCTTTAAACCTAGTAGTAAAAAATTCCGGTTAGAAAGACCCACCACCAAACCTTAG
- a CDS encoding sensor histidine kinase gives MPRESPPRFISIWGEEARIRQLLAILLDNAMKYTPSSGKIEVAGGYRGHSVYIRVTDNGSGISEEDLPHVFERFYRGDKARSRAEGGTGLGLSIAKWIVEEHGGSIQLDSQPDHGTRVEVLFPRSKRAEP, from the coding sequence ATCCCTCGAGAAAGCCCCCCTCGGTTCATCTCCATATGGGGAGAGGAAGCGCGCATCCGGCAGCTCCTGGCCATCCTGCTCGATAACGCGATGAAGTACACCCCCTCATCCGGGAAAATCGAAGTAGCCGGCGGATACCGGGGCCATTCTGTTTATATCCGCGTCACCGATAACGGCTCGGGCATTTCGGAGGAAGACCTCCCTCATGTGTTTGAACGCTTTTACCGGGGAGACAAAGCCCGCTCGCGGGCCGAAGGAGGAACGGGACTGGGCTTGTCCATTGCCAAATGGATTGTTGAGGAGCATGGCGGGAGCATTCAGCTGGATTCCCAGCCGGACCACGGAACCCGGGTGGAGGTCCTGTTCCCAAGATCTAAGCGTGCGGAGCCGTAA